The genomic stretch TTCTCATATTAAACTGCTACAGGGGAAAAAATCTCTGTTTGTGCCACACAATGGAATTCCTTCATATAAAATAAAGTCTTCAGTTAAGTTATTGATGGTGATGATAGTTTGTGATGGAAACTGCAATGTGTTCAGGTGAGAATGGAACTATTGATGGTCAAGGCACCCCATGGTGGGATATGTGGAAGAAGGGCACACTGCTCTACACAAGGCCTCACCTTCTTGAGCTGATGAGCTCTTCTCATATCATCGTCTCCAATGTTGTCTTTCAGGATTCACCATTCTGGAACATTCATCCTGTTTATTGCAGGTGAGCAGCACGATTCTGTTTACATACTTCTGACCAGAATCTCAACGTGTTCCTTATTCCTTATGCGTGTTTACAAAGAGGAAACCGCTGGACTACTCACGAACTAAACACAAGCAGAGATGATGCGCTGTCATCTTTCTGCCATTTTTTCCAGTCCAGATCCTTAGGCCTGGTttagatcaaaaagtttttggattttgaaactgttacactttcgtttgtatttgggcATATACTAGTTGTTTTGATGCCATATGCAGTAGCATTGAGTAGATGGGTGCAACTTGTACCCTCATTCATTTGCACCATCATAGATTGCACAAGAACTCCAGGCTGGGTGTCCTATCGTGTCATCATAAGAGTACAAAAACTGTTAGGAGCAACCAGTGAACCATAACGAAGTACAGAAATTTCCAGATGATATACCAATAAAGCCAGCATATTGATGTCGATTCAACTTTGTTTTCTTGCAACTGTTTCTAGCAAATGCGTACTTGTGGTCCAAAATCTGCTTTTATTGCTGTCCCAGCTGAGAAATAAATGCCGGATAATCTTTCCTGTGTGCAGCAATGTTGTGATCAGAAATGTGACTATCCTAGCTCCACATGACTCCCCCAACACGGATGGAATTGATCCAGGTACAGATATTTATTCCCTCCCGGTCAAGATACAGATGCACGAATGTACTCTGTTCTCGATCTTAAAGCTGGAGCTGTGGTCCAAAATCTGTAGATTCCAGCAGCAACATCTGCATTGAGGATTGCTACATTTCGACGGGTGACGATGCCATTGCCATCAAGAGTGGCTGGGATGAGTATGGAATCGCTTATGGCCGCCCCAGCTCCGACATCACCGTCCGCCGGATCACAGGCTCCTCCCCTTTTGCCGGCTTCGCTGTTGGAAGCGAAACATCAGGTGGCGTGGAGAACGTCCTTGCAGAGCACCTGAACTTCTTCAGCTCAGGGTTCGGGATCCACATCAAGACCAACACCGGCAGGGGAGGCTTCATCCGGAACGTCACTGTCTCCGACGTGACCCTGGATAACGTCCGCTACGGCCTGCGGATCGTCGGCGATGTTGGCAACCACCCCGACGAGCGCTACAACCGGAGCGCGCTCCCAATCGTTGACGCCCTGACGATAAAGAATGTCCAGGGCCAGAACATCAAGGAGGCTGGGCTGATCAAGGGCATTGCCAACTCGGCCTTCTCCCGGATCTGCCTGTCGAACGTCAAGCTCACTGGAGGTGCGCCTGTCCAGCCGTGGAAGTGCGAGGCTGTCAGCGGTGGCGCTCTCGACGTGCAGCCGTCGCCGTGCACAGAACTGACTTCCACGTCCGGGACGAGCTTCTGTACAAATTCACTCTAGATGGCAGCTAGCTACTACTGTGCGTCTGTATCTACGAGTATGTACACATGTGTTTTAAAGCTTGGGCAACCCAACCATTTATCTTCCCAAAAAATTAAGATGATTTCACTAATTAAATTGAACCTTTCTATACGAAGAGAATGGTTCTTGATTCCCAtaagactaaggccttgtttagttcccaaaaaattttgcaaaacttttcagatttcccgtcacatcgaatctttagacgtatgcatggagtattaaatatagacgaaaataaaaactaattgcacagtttggtcgaaattgacgatacgaatcttttgagcctagttagtccatgactgaacaatatttatcaaatacaaacgaaagtgctcgattttgcaaaattttttggaactaaacaaggcctaaacaaaaaATGTGAGAGTGAGTCACTATTTTTCTTATTTACTTGGTTCAATATATTTTATTCATAAAAGTCCTGCCACGTCCCCTCCTTATTGTATAGCTCGAAGAGCCATTTACTTAAAATGACAGTTCTATACTTTGAATTTTCAGACCTTTTTGGCCTTGTTCGTTTGGTTGATAAGCCATGACAAAAagtattgttggctgatttgttgtgagagaaaaacactgttgaatgactgacagatttGGTTGACAAAGTATGTTCTATTTTACTAAAATATATTTTAGGGTATATCTAGTGATACaaatttgatgttataaattaATGTTCctttatataaatttgattaaatttaaaataactTGActtataagagcatctccaatagtttccaAAATAATAATTAGTAGTTCAATAAGTATTCCAAGTGGCTAAAAAATGTTGGGAGGATATTTGTTGGTCCtccaaagttttcaaaatttcgctcctaaaatataaaaaacaattttgcattAGGAGTGTCAAACTATTTATAAATCACCTCAATCACTTTTGTACTTGCATGTTGCATTGGAACTCTGTCCTACCTTTTATTATTCTCCTCGTTTGGatggttttttttttccaagGAAAGAGAGCAGCCTTTTTTTAATCttgccaaaaaaaaatctaaattgagtgtgtgtgtgtgtttttgcaAGACCTAGTTATAGACGCAAACACAAGCGCACTCTTTGAGATGCTCTAAGCAACTTTAAAAGGTAGATTTATTTTAGGACGGAGCTCCTAAACCATATTTTATACTCTAAACATAAATTTACAACTGGACGCGACGTGGGCCTATAGGTTGCGGCCACGGGCCTGGCACATCAGGTCGTTAGTTTTCTTTTCACATCTGTGTTTCTACTACTTCAGGATAACCGCAAACAAGATGATTGTGGCAGCCGCTCCAATTTAGGCTGACATGCAGGTTCATTTAACGCAGTGCATGCAGCAGCTGCGAGCGTGAAGAAATTGATACAAGGCTACGAAACATTTAA from Sorghum bicolor cultivar BTx623 chromosome 3, Sorghum_bicolor_NCBIv3, whole genome shotgun sequence encodes the following:
- the LOC8054394 gene encoding probable polygalacturonase; protein product: MARRCPCRLLLAVVVLVLVSAAAQAQAQETCSGAVPAPPRRGARVSVASFGGAGDGRTLNTAAFARAVATIERRAVPGGAELYVPPGVWLTGPFNLTSRMTLFLARGAVVRATQDTSSWPLIEPLPSYGRGRELPGGRYISLIHGSGLQDVVITGENGTIDGQGTPWWDMWKKGTLLYTRPHLLELMSSSHIIVSNVVFQDSPFWNIHPVYCSNVVIRNVTILAPHDSPNTDGIDPDSSSNICIEDCYISTGDDAIAIKSGWDEYGIAYGRPSSDITVRRITGSSPFAGFAVGSETSGGVENVLAEHLNFFSSGFGIHIKTNTGRGGFIRNVTVSDVTLDNVRYGLRIVGDVGNHPDERYNRSALPIVDALTIKNVQGQNIKEAGLIKGIANSAFSRICLSNVKLTGGAPVQPWKCEAVSGGALDVQPSPCTELTSTSGTSFCTNSL